The following coding sequences lie in one Archaeoglobus neptunius genomic window:
- a CDS encoding tetratricopeptide repeat protein — protein MDRVTAGIIAVVALIIVIAGSIWYYFGLLALVRLILFTGFFGLAALSAIFSAVLIYARSKYLIPALISLVFSAYAAYQCYAWQHPYHVAVIAIGYILVFLAGLWWISEPDLSLYERLRGAHSLEKAGRFRAAARKYEKKADYTRAAECYLKAGLAESAAWCYEKAEKYEKAGEIYERLAVEKGDSYYWKEAYEMYRKAGENLKAAKCLERYAEDEPWFWEDVARIYEENGDEENARRAWMRALEYYRKEAEEDGVFWEDVAKIYEKMGDVERARDAMTKFAEYCENEAKNDPAWWKHVAEAYEHLGEKEKAENAMKRYSEYRSKTEG, from the coding sequence ATGGACAGAGTGACTGCTGGTATAATTGCGGTTGTCGCCTTAATTATTGTAATTGCGGGGTCGATTTGGTATTATTTCGGTTTACTGGCCTTGGTACGGTTGATACTCTTTACAGGATTCTTTGGACTGGCAGCCCTTTCCGCAATTTTTTCCGCAGTTTTAATCTACGCCAGATCAAAATATCTGATTCCAGCTCTAATTTCTCTGGTTTTTTCCGCTTACGCAGCCTACCAGTGCTATGCATGGCAGCATCCATATCACGTCGCAGTCATCGCCATCGGATACATCCTGGTTTTTCTTGCCGGTCTGTGGTGGATATCGGAGCCGGATCTGAGCCTTTACGAGAGGTTAAGGGGTGCACACTCTCTTGAAAAGGCCGGCAGGTTCAGAGCAGCGGCAAGAAAATACGAAAAAAAGGCCGATTACACCAGAGCAGCAGAATGCTACCTGAAAGCAGGACTGGCCGAGTCGGCGGCATGGTGCTATGAAAAAGCTGAAAAGTATGAGAAAGCTGGAGAGATTTACGAGAGACTTGCAGTCGAAAAAGGGGACAGTTACTACTGGAAGGAAGCTTATGAGATGTACAGAAAGGCAGGGGAGAATCTGAAAGCTGCGAAATGTCTTGAAAGATATGCCGAAGATGAACCCTGGTTCTGGGAGGATGTTGCCAGGATTTATGAAGAAAACGGAGATGAGGAAAACGCCAGAAGAGCGTGGATGAGGGCTCTGGAATACTACAGGAAGGAGGCCGAGGAGGACGGGGTATTCTGGGAGGATGTCGCCAAGATCTACGAAAAGATGGGTGATGTGGAAAGGGCAAGAGATGCAATGACTAAATTTGCAGAATACTGTGAAAACGAGGCTAAAAACGATCCAGCATGGTGGAAACACGTGGCAGAGGCATACGAACATCTTGGAGAAAAGGAAAAAGCCGAAAATGCCATGAAAAGATACAGCGAGTACAGGAGTAAGACAGAAGGCTGA